In Persicimonas caeni, a single window of DNA contains:
- a CDS encoding UDP-N-acetylmuramoyl-L-alanyl-D-glutamate--2,6-diaminopimelate ligase, which translates to MKLSSLLEQIDEIELASGRADDVDVCDVAFDSREVGPGTLFVALRGANVDGHRFVEAAADAGAAGVLVDRDRLPFEVDCPVLTSNNTRATLGAVGAAFYEHPSSALSLVGVTGTNGKTTTTWMLESLFLAAGRRSGLIGTIGYRWGEHEEPAVNTTPESLVVQKLLARMREARVTHVAMEVSSHGLSTHRLRGTRFDAAIFTNLTQDHLDFHGDMDAYRRAKVRLFDELLPASARSGKSPTAIVNMDDEHGKWFADRSREQGVQTVTFGLSDGVDWQAREVEQRLEGSRFLICGPHEQFAVEIPLLGDFNVSNALAAAVAARTVGLTPDEITAGFGALGHVPGRMQRVEHDGQPTVFVDYAHTPDALERALATLRPLCRGRLMVVFGCGGDRDRDKRAPMGRNAVDGADLVVVTSDNPRTEEPETIISQILEGVGDAPRIELGDLARATTGVWVEPDRAEAIRRILPATGRDDVVLIAGKGHETYQEIGRERVAFDDVEHVRSSVNTSKERV; encoded by the coding sequence ATGAAACTCTCCTCACTTCTCGAACAGATCGACGAGATCGAGCTCGCGAGCGGGCGAGCCGACGACGTCGACGTGTGCGACGTGGCATTCGACTCGCGCGAGGTCGGGCCGGGCACGCTCTTTGTGGCGCTTCGCGGCGCGAACGTCGACGGTCATCGTTTTGTCGAGGCAGCAGCTGATGCCGGCGCCGCCGGGGTCCTCGTCGACCGCGACCGGCTTCCGTTCGAGGTCGACTGCCCCGTGCTCACCTCCAACAACACCCGGGCCACACTCGGTGCGGTCGGCGCGGCCTTCTACGAACACCCCTCCTCGGCGTTGAGCCTCGTGGGTGTCACCGGGACCAACGGCAAGACCACCACAACCTGGATGCTCGAGTCGCTCTTCTTGGCGGCCGGCCGAAGGAGTGGGCTCATCGGCACGATCGGCTACCGATGGGGCGAGCACGAGGAGCCGGCGGTCAACACCACTCCCGAAAGCTTGGTCGTCCAGAAGCTCCTGGCGCGCATGCGCGAGGCCCGCGTCACCCACGTGGCCATGGAGGTGTCGAGCCACGGCCTGTCGACGCATCGGCTTCGCGGGACGCGCTTCGACGCCGCGATCTTTACGAATCTGACCCAAGACCACCTCGACTTTCACGGCGACATGGACGCCTACCGGCGAGCGAAAGTCCGCCTATTCGACGAACTTCTTCCGGCTTCCGCGCGCTCGGGCAAGAGCCCGACGGCCATCGTCAATATGGACGACGAGCACGGGAAATGGTTCGCCGACAGGTCGCGTGAGCAGGGCGTGCAGACAGTCACCTTTGGACTTTCGGATGGCGTCGATTGGCAGGCTCGGGAGGTCGAGCAGCGCTTGGAAGGTTCGCGTTTTTTAATCTGCGGGCCCCACGAGCAGTTTGCGGTAGAAATCCCGCTGCTGGGTGATTTCAACGTATCGAATGCGCTGGCCGCCGCGGTTGCAGCGCGTACTGTGGGCTTGACTCCCGACGAGATTACAGCCGGCTTCGGGGCGCTCGGCCATGTGCCCGGCCGTATGCAGCGCGTCGAGCACGACGGGCAACCGACGGTCTTTGTCGACTATGCGCACACTCCCGACGCCCTCGAGCGTGCCTTGGCAACTCTGCGACCCCTTTGCCGCGGGCGGCTGATGGTCGTCTTTGGCTGCGGCGGCGATCGTGACCGCGACAAGCGTGCGCCCATGGGCCGAAATGCCGTCGATGGCGCCGACCTGGTGGTCGTGACCTCCGACAACCCGCGTACCGAAGAGCCCGAGACGATCATTTCGCAGATCCTCGAAGGGGTGGGCGACGCCCCCAGGATCGAGCTTGGCGACCTCGCCCGAGCAACGACTGGGGTCTGGGTCGAGCCCGACCGCGCCGAGGCGATTCGCAGAATTCTGCCGGCCACCGGCCGCGACGACGTGGTGCTGATCGCGGGCAAAGGCCACGAGACGTACCAAGAGATTGGACGGGAGCGGGTGGCGTTCGATGACGTCGAGCACGTCCGCTCCTCCGTGAACACCTCCAAGGAAAGAGTCTGA